In a single window of the Nocardiopsis composta genome:
- the argF gene encoding ornithine carbamoyltransferase yields the protein MIPAVRHFLRDDDLTPAEQAKVLDLADALKKDRFSRRPLEGPETVAVIFDKASTRTRVSFAVGIADLGGQPLVIDAQGSQMGRGEPVADTARVLERQVAAIVWRTFAQEGLEEMARYSSVPVVNALSDTYHPCQILADLQTVRERRGRTQGLTLAYFGDGANNMAHSYLLGGATAGMHVRIAAPEGYRPDPEVLARAERIAAETGGSATVLGSADEAAAGADVLATDAWTSMGQEAEAAERVAPFLGFAVDDARLAAAADDAVVLHCLPAYRGQEITASVLDGPASAVWDEAENRRHAQKALLCFLLDASREERRR from the coding sequence ATGATCCCCGCCGTCCGGCACTTCCTCCGCGACGACGACCTGACCCCCGCCGAGCAGGCGAAGGTCCTCGACCTGGCCGACGCGCTCAAGAAGGACCGGTTCTCCCGGCGCCCGCTTGAGGGCCCGGAGACCGTCGCGGTCATCTTCGACAAGGCCTCCACCCGCACCCGGGTCTCCTTCGCGGTGGGCATCGCCGACCTCGGCGGCCAGCCCCTGGTGATCGACGCCCAAGGCAGCCAGATGGGCCGCGGCGAACCCGTCGCCGACACCGCCCGGGTCCTGGAGCGCCAGGTCGCCGCGATCGTGTGGCGCACCTTCGCCCAGGAGGGCCTGGAGGAGATGGCCCGGTACAGCTCGGTGCCGGTGGTCAACGCCCTCTCCGACACCTACCACCCCTGCCAGATCCTCGCCGACCTGCAGACCGTGCGCGAGCGCAGGGGCCGCACCCAGGGCCTCACCCTCGCCTACTTCGGCGACGGCGCCAACAACATGGCCCACTCCTACCTGCTCGGCGGCGCCACCGCCGGGATGCACGTGCGGATCGCCGCACCGGAGGGCTACCGGCCCGACCCCGAGGTGCTCGCCCGCGCCGAGCGGATCGCCGCCGAGACCGGCGGGTCGGCCACCGTGCTCGGCTCCGCGGACGAGGCCGCCGCCGGCGCCGACGTGCTGGCCACCGACGCCTGGACCTCGATGGGCCAGGAGGCCGAGGCCGCCGAGCGGGTCGCGCCCTTCCTCGGCTTCGCGGTGGACGACGCCCGGCTGGCCGCGGCCGCCGACGACGCGGTCGTACTGCACTGCCTGCCCGCCTACCGCGGCCAGGAGATCACCGCCTCGGTCCTGGACGGCCCGGCCAGCGCGGTCTGGGACGAGGCGGAGAACCGCAGGCACGCGCAGAAGGCCCTGCTCTGCTTCCTGCTGGACGCGTCCCGGGAGGAGAGGCGGCGATGA
- the argH gene encoding argininosuccinate lyase, producing the protein MSNPEVTRLWGGRFAGGPSDALARLSLSTHFDWRLARHDIAGSRAHARVLRSAGLLTAEELEAMLAGLDRLEADVASGDFTPVLEDEDVHTALERGFIERVGPELGGRLRAGRSRNDQIATLVRMYLREEARGIAGELLDLVSALADQAEANAAVAMPGRTHLQHAQPVLLAHHLLAHAWPLLRDVERLRDWDRRAAVSPYGSGALAGSSLGLDPGAVAADLGFPASAENSIDGTAARDVVAEFGFAAAMAGVDLSRISEEIILWATKEFSFVTLDDAYSTGSSIMPQKKNPDIAELARGKSGRLIGDLAGLLTTLKGLPLAYNRDLQEDKEPVFDAVDTLHLLLPAFTGMVATLRFNGERMAELAPQGFSLATDIAEWLVRQRVPFREAHEIAGACVRACEERGIDLPDLSDADFAAISEHLTPQVREVLTVEGSMASRSAKGGTAPARVGEQLARVRALVAEHRADFAEASPR; encoded by the coding sequence GTGAGCAACCCAGAGGTGACCCGGCTGTGGGGAGGCCGCTTCGCCGGCGGACCCTCCGACGCGCTCGCCCGGCTCTCCCTGAGCACCCACTTCGACTGGCGGCTGGCCCGGCACGACATCGCCGGCTCCAGGGCGCACGCCCGGGTGCTGCGCTCCGCCGGCCTGCTCACCGCCGAAGAGCTGGAGGCCATGCTCGCGGGCCTGGACCGGCTGGAGGCCGACGTCGCCTCCGGCGACTTCACCCCCGTCCTGGAGGACGAGGACGTGCACACCGCGCTGGAGCGCGGCTTCATCGAGCGCGTCGGCCCCGAGCTCGGCGGGCGGCTGCGCGCCGGCCGCTCCCGCAACGACCAGATCGCCACCCTGGTCCGGATGTACCTGCGCGAGGAGGCCCGCGGCATCGCCGGCGAGCTGCTCGACCTCGTCTCCGCCCTGGCCGACCAGGCCGAGGCCAACGCCGCGGTGGCCATGCCCGGCCGCACCCACCTGCAGCACGCCCAGCCGGTGCTGCTCGCCCACCACCTGCTGGCGCACGCCTGGCCGCTGCTGCGCGACGTGGAGCGGCTGCGCGACTGGGACCGGCGCGCCGCGGTGTCGCCCTACGGCTCCGGCGCGCTGGCCGGGTCCTCCCTCGGCCTGGACCCCGGGGCGGTCGCCGCCGACCTCGGCTTCCCGGCCTCCGCGGAGAATTCCATCGACGGCACCGCCGCCCGCGACGTGGTCGCCGAGTTCGGCTTCGCCGCCGCGATGGCCGGGGTGGACCTGTCCCGGATCTCCGAGGAGATCATCCTCTGGGCCACCAAGGAGTTCTCCTTCGTCACCCTGGACGACGCCTACTCCACCGGCTCGTCGATCATGCCGCAGAAGAAGAACCCCGACATCGCCGAACTGGCCCGGGGCAAGTCCGGCCGGCTCATCGGCGACCTGGCCGGGCTGCTCACCACGCTCAAGGGGCTCCCGCTGGCCTACAACCGGGACCTGCAGGAGGACAAGGAGCCGGTGTTCGACGCGGTGGACACCCTGCACCTGCTGCTGCCCGCGTTCACCGGCATGGTCGCCACCCTGAGGTTCAACGGCGAGCGGATGGCCGAGCTGGCCCCGCAGGGCTTCTCGCTGGCCACCGACATCGCCGAGTGGCTGGTCCGCCAGCGGGTGCCGTTCCGCGAGGCGCACGAGATCGCCGGCGCCTGCGTCCGGGCCTGCGAGGAGCGCGGCATCGACCTGCCCGACCTGTCCGACGCCGACTTCGCGGCCATCTCCGAGCACCTCACCCCGCAGGTGCGCGAGGTGCTCACCGTGGAGGGCTCGATGGCCTCCCGCTCCGCCAAGGGCGGCACCGCGCCAGCCCGCGTCGGCGAGCAGCTGGCCCGGGTCCGCGCCCTGGTCGCCGAGCACCGGGCGGACTTCGCCGAGGCCTCCCCGCGGTAG
- a CDS encoding arginine repressor, producing MSAEGAVSAPMTKAARHARITEVLTRNDVRSQGELARLLADAGVQVAQATLSRDLDELGAVKLRTPDGDLIYRLPGEGGERLQRAGGGGLDLGASAGSRLTRIAEELLVSAEASANMVVVRTPPGAAQYLASAIDHTDFPAILGTIAGDDTILVVSRDPQGGEELAAALLRLADRRT from the coding sequence ATGAGCGCGGAGGGCGCCGTCTCGGCCCCGATGACCAAGGCGGCACGGCACGCCCGGATCACCGAGGTGCTGACCCGCAACGACGTCCGCTCCCAGGGGGAGCTGGCCCGGTTGCTCGCCGACGCCGGCGTGCAGGTCGCCCAGGCCACCCTCTCCCGGGACCTGGACGAGCTCGGCGCGGTGAAGCTGCGCACCCCCGACGGCGACCTCATCTACCGGCTGCCCGGCGAGGGCGGCGAGCGGCTGCAGCGGGCCGGCGGCGGCGGTCTGGACCTGGGCGCCTCGGCCGGCTCCCGGCTCACCCGGATCGCCGAGGAGCTGCTGGTGTCGGCGGAGGCCTCGGCCAACATGGTGGTGGTCCGCACCCCGCCGGGGGCCGCCCAGTACCTGGCCTCGGCGATCGACCACACCGACTTCCCGGCCATCCTCGGCACCATCGCCGGGGACGACACCATCCTGGTGGTCTCCCGGGACCCCCAGGGCGGCGAGGAGCTGGCCGCGGCGCTGCTCCGACTGGCCGACCGCAGGACCTGA
- a CDS encoding acetylornithine transaminase — translation MTTDPVPGPATRALQARFEAALMPNYGVPPLALARGEGSRVTDADGRDYLDLIAGIAVSALGHGHPALAKAVAEQAAALAHTSNLFLHEREVELAERLQRLLGAPDARVFLANSGTEANEAAIKLAKRAAGPGRTVFVATENGFHGRSAGALALTGKAAIREPFGPYGTEVRFVPHGDAGALAAAVDETVAAVFVEPAQGEAGVVLPPAGHLARVREICDAAGAAFVLDEIQSGIGRTGHWFAHQAEGVRPDILTLAKGLGGGLPIGACIGFGRYAGAFAKGDHGSTFGGNPVAAAAALAVLDTIEADGLLDNAAATGALLADGIRAAGHPLIAGVRGTGLWLGVALTEEAAPAVQAAAARHGFLVNAVAPATVRIAPPLILTAAEAREFTGALPAILDEVTA, via the coding sequence ATGACCACCGACCCCGTCCCCGGGCCCGCGACCCGGGCCCTGCAGGCCCGGTTCGAAGCGGCCCTGATGCCCAACTACGGCGTACCGCCCCTGGCACTGGCCCGCGGTGAGGGCAGCAGGGTCACCGACGCCGACGGCCGCGACTACCTCGACCTGATCGCCGGCATCGCCGTCTCCGCCCTCGGCCACGGCCACCCCGCGCTGGCCAAGGCCGTCGCCGAGCAGGCCGCGGCGCTCGCGCACACCTCCAACCTGTTCCTGCACGAGCGCGAGGTGGAACTGGCCGAGCGGCTCCAGAGGCTGCTCGGCGCCCCCGACGCCCGGGTCTTCCTGGCCAACTCCGGCACCGAGGCCAACGAGGCCGCGATCAAACTGGCCAAGCGCGCCGCCGGCCCCGGCCGCACCGTCTTCGTCGCCACCGAGAACGGCTTCCACGGCCGCAGCGCCGGCGCCCTCGCCCTCACCGGCAAGGCCGCCATCCGGGAGCCGTTCGGCCCCTACGGCACCGAGGTGCGGTTCGTCCCGCACGGCGACGCCGGCGCGCTGGCCGCCGCCGTCGACGAGACCGTCGCCGCGGTCTTCGTGGAACCCGCCCAGGGCGAGGCCGGCGTGGTCCTCCCGCCCGCCGGCCACCTGGCCCGGGTCCGGGAGATCTGCGACGCCGCGGGCGCCGCCTTCGTGCTCGACGAGATCCAGAGCGGCATCGGCCGCACCGGCCACTGGTTCGCCCACCAGGCCGAAGGCGTCCGCCCCGACATCCTCACCCTGGCCAAGGGGCTCGGCGGCGGGCTGCCGATCGGCGCCTGCATCGGCTTCGGCCGCTACGCGGGCGCCTTCGCCAAGGGCGACCACGGCTCCACCTTCGGCGGCAACCCGGTCGCCGCCGCCGCGGCCCTCGCGGTGCTCGACACCATCGAGGCCGACGGCCTGCTGGACAACGCCGCCGCCACCGGCGCGCTGCTCGCCGACGGCATCCGCGCCGCGGGCCACCCGCTGATCGCCGGGGTGCGCGGCACCGGGCTGTGGCTCGGCGTCGCGCTCACCGAAGAGGCCGCCCCCGCCGTGCAGGCCGCGGCCGCCCGGCACGGCTTCCTGGTGAACGCCGTCGCCCCGGCCACCGTCCGGATCGCCCCTCCGCTCATCCTCACCGCAGCCGAAGCCCGGGAGTTCACCGGCGCGCTGCCCGCCATCCTCGACGAGGTGACCGCATGA